A single genomic interval of Corvus hawaiiensis isolate bCorHaw1 chromosome 5, bCorHaw1.pri.cur, whole genome shotgun sequence harbors:
- the LOC125326797 gene encoding alcohol dehydrogenase 1-like translates to MATAGKVIRCRAAVAWAPGKPLSVEEVEVAPPKAGEVRIKIVATGICHTDEHILTGSFPNVEFPVIPGHKGAGIVESIGEGVTSVKPGDKVIPLCMPQCGKCSFCLNPESNFCQKCHISEPQNLLPDKTSRFSCKGKQIHHFMWVSTFAEYTVVPEYSVAKIDAAAPLDKVCLFGCGFSTGYGAAINTAKVKPGSTCAVFGLGGVGLSVVMGCKEAGASRIIAVDINKDKFAKAKELGATDCINPRDFKKPIQEVLTEMTGHGVDYSFEVTGHADTMIAALASCNMSTGVCVMVGELDSGSEISIDPMLLLTGRTWKGTVLGGWKMRECLPKLVSSYLEKKFNSDLLITHTLPFARVNEGFELLRAGKSIRSVLLF, encoded by the exons ATGGCCACTGCGGGAAAA GTTATcaggtgcagagctgctgttgccTGGGCTCCGGGAAAACCACTCTCTGTTGAGGAGGTGGAAGTTGCACCCCCAAAGGCAGGGGAAGTCCGGATCAAG ATTGTGGCCACAGGCATCTGTCACACAGATGAACACATTTTGACAGGTTCCTTTCCTAATGTGGaattcccagttatcccaggCCACAAAGGAGCTGGGATTGTGGAAAGCATTGGAGAAGGAGTGACCTCTGTGAAACCAG GAGACAAAGTCATCCCACTCTGCATGCCTCAGTGTGGGAAATGCAGCTTCTGCCTAAATCCCGAATCCAACTTCTGCCAGAAGTGCCA TATCTCTGAACCACAAAACCTGCTGCCTGACAAGACCAGCCGCTTCTCTTGCAAAGGGAAGCAGATCCACCACTTCATGTGGGTCAGCACCTTTGCAGAATACACCGTGGTCCCAGAGTACTCCGTTGCCAAGATAgatgctgcagcacctctggaCAAAGTCTGCTTGTTTGGCTGTGGATTTTCCACAGGCTACGGGGCTGCCATCAACACAGCCAAG GTAAAACCAGGCTCCACCTGTGCCGTCTTCGGCCTCGGAGGAGTTGGCCTCTCTGTTGTCATGGGCTGCAAGGAGGCTGGAGCTTCCCGCATCATTGCCGTGGACATCAACAAGGACAAGTTTGCCAAGGccaaggagctgggagccacCGACTGCATCAACCCTCGAGACTTCAAGAAGCCCATCCAGGAGGTGCTCACTGAGATGACCGGGCATGGCGTGGACTATTCCTTTGAGGTCACCGGGCATGCGGACACCATG ATTGCTGCCTTGGCTTCCTGCAATATGAGCACTGGCGTCTGTGTCATGGTTGGGGAACTCGATTCTGGTTCAGAGATATCCATTGATCCCATGCTTCTGCTGACTGGGCGTACTTGGAAGGGGACTGTGCTGGGAG GCTGGAAGATGAGAGAATGCCTCCCCAAATTAGTTTCCAGCTATTTGGAGAAGAAATTCAATTCAGACTTGCTGATCACACACACGCTGCCATTCGCTAGAGTGAACGAGGGATTTGAGTTGTTACGTGCAGGCAAAAG CATCCGCAGTGTCCTGCTCTTCTGA
- the LOC125326801 gene encoding alcohol dehydrogenase 1-like, protein MATAGKVIRCRAAVAWAPGKPLSVEEVEVAPPKAGEVRIKIVATGICHTDEHILTGSFPNVEFPVIPGHEGAGIVESIGEGVTSVKPGDKVIPLCMPQCGKCSFCLNPESNFCQKCHISEPQNLLPDKTSRFSCKGKQIHHFMWVSTFAEYTVVPEYSVAKIDAAAPLDKVCLFGCGFSTGYGAAINTAKVKPGSTCAVFGLGGVGLSVVMGCKEAGASRIIAVDINKDKFAKAKELGATDCINPRDFKKPIQEVLTEMTGHGVDYSFEVTGHADTMIAALASCNMSTGVCVMVGVLNSGSEISIDPMLLLTGRTWKGTVLGGWKMRECLPKLVSSYLEKKFNSDLLITHTLPFARVNEGFELLRAGKSIRSVLLF, encoded by the exons ATGGCCACTGCGGGAAAA GTTATcaggtgcagagctgctgttgccTGGGCTCCGGGAAAACCACTCTCTGTTGAGGAGGTGGAAGTTGCACCCCCAAAGGCAGGGGAAGTCCGGATCAAG ATTGTGGCCACAGGCATCTGTCACACAGATGAACACATTTTGACAGGTTCCTTTCCTAATGTGGaattcccagttatcccaggCCACGAAGGAGCTGGGATTGTGGAAAGCATTGGAGAAGGAGTGACCTCTGTGAAACCAG GAGACAAAGTCATCCCACTCTGCATGCCTCAGTGTGGGAAATGCAGCTTCTGCCTAAATCCCGAATCCAACTTCTGCCAGAAGTGCCA TATCTCTGAACCACAAAACCTGCTGCCTGACAAGACCAGCCGCTTCTCTTGCAAAGGGAAGCAGATCCACCACTTCATGTGGGTCAGCACCTTTGCAGAATACACCGTGGTCCCAGAGTACTCCGTTGCCAAGATAgatgctgcagcacctctggaCAAAGTCTGCTTGTTTGGCTGTGGATTTTCCACAGGCTACGGGGCCGCCATCAACACAGCCAAG GTAAAACCAGGCTCCACCTGTGCCGTCTTCGGCCTCGGAGGAGTTGGCCTCTCTGTTGTCATGGGCTGCAAGGAGGCTGGAGCTTCCCGCATCATTGCCGTGGACATCAACAAGGACAAGTTTGCCAAGGccaaggagctgggagccacCGACTGCATCAACCCTCGAGACTTCAAGAAGCCCATCCAGGAGGTGCTCACTGAGATGACCGGGCATGGCGTGGACTATTCCTTTGAGGTCACCGGGCATGCGGACACCATG ATTGCTGCCTTGGCTTCCTGCAATATGAGCACTGGTGTCTGTGTGATGGTTGGGGTACTGAATTCTGGTTCAGAGATATCCATTGATCCCATGCTTCTGCTGACTGGGCGTACTTGGAAGGGGACTGTGCTGGGAG GCTGGAAGATGAGAGAATGCCTCCCCAAATTAGTTTCCAGCTATTTGGAGAAGAAATTCAATTCAGACTTGCTGATCACACACACGCTGCCATTCGCTAGAGTGAACGAGGGATTTGAGTTGTTACGTGCAGGCAAAAG CATCCGCAGTGTCCTGCTCTTCTGA